GCAACCCGGCACGGTAATGTTGCACGGTTTCAGTCGCGGTTCCGCCAATTCCTACGCCGTTGCCGCTATTGACGCGGGCCGGGGCAGACACTACTTTTCACTCAACGTCGCCAGCTCCGGCGGTGTCAGCCTCGACTACCCTCCAACACGCGCGATTCTCGATGGCGCATTCGGTGACCACCCGTTACGAAGCACACGCTGGATAACCGTAGCCGGTGCGCGCGAAGGAAATCCAGTAGCTCAAGACCGTGATGGCATTCCAGGGATGAAAAGAACAGCCGCATGGCTACGGGAACAAGGCGCAACCGTCATTGAGACCATCGAAGATCCTGACGAAGGACATGGCGCACTCATGCTGAATCCGAAGAACGCGCGGCACGTGCTTGATTTGTTTCTCAATAAATAGCCTCACTTTGACTTTCGACTCTGATAATACTCCCCGCCGCTGATTTAGGGTGTTAACCCTCTCAAAACAATTCTGCTACTATTGACAGATGCATATCAATAAGGCATACTAATGCATATAACAATATAGCAAGATAGAAAGGAGAAATCATGAGAACCACGTTAAATATAGAAGACGAACTGGTAGAAAAAGCAACAAAATTAACCGGCATTAAGGAAAAAACTTCACTGGTTAAGTTGGGGCTTGAAGCGCTTATAGCGAGAGAAAGCGCCAGACGGCTCGCTAAACTGGGGGGAACTGAAAGCAAACTGGAAATGATTCCTCGCAGAAGAGCGACAAACGCATAAAATGGTTCTTGTTGATACCTCGGTTTGGGTGGAGCATTTGCGGCATGGGGACATCAGGCTTGAAGCTCTTTTAAATGACAGCCGCGTTGTCTGCCACCCGTTCATTATCGGCGAACTGGCTTGTGGCAATCTCAAAAACAGGGCGGAAATATTGTCTCTTCTGCATGCGCTCCCTATGGCAATATCCGTTGAACATGAGGAAACAATGCAGTTTATAGAAAATCATTTGCTAATGGGAAAAGGCTTGGGGTACATTGATATTCACTTGCTTGCCTCAGCTATATTAACCAAAGTTCCATTTTGGACATTTGATAAGAAACTAAAAGATGTTTCTGTGGACATAGGGGCAGGGTATTAATTAAAGCCTCAAAAGGCATTGATGCGATTCACAAGGAGATTGTGAGGATTGTTAATAGAGCTTTAAAATAAAATTATCACAAAAAGCCGCGTGTGGCATAAAAAATAATGTTATGGCTCTCATGTCCATAGATCACGACATCGCAGCATCAGCGGAATTGCTTACTGAGTGTAATGCCCGTATAAATGGGGCGACACTCGGTGACTCTACGAGAAACAGAGTCTCCGCGGCTCTGTTACATCTATCCTTAGAGCATCATGGTGCAATACATCTCTTAATATCGAACCTCACCCCGCACTATGGTTCA
Above is a genomic segment from Nitrospirota bacterium containing:
- a CDS encoding type II toxin-antitoxin system VapB family antitoxin; this translates as MRTTLNIEDELVEKATKLTGIKEKTSLVKLGLEALIARESARRLAKLGGTESKLEMIPRRRATNA
- a CDS encoding type II toxin-antitoxin system VapC family toxin; this encodes MVLVDTSVWVEHLRHGDIRLEALLNDSRVVCHPFIIGELACGNLKNRAEILSLLHALPMAISVEHEETMQFIENHLLMGKGLGYIDIHLLASAILTKVPFWTFDKKLKDVSVDIGAGY